One window of the Anaerolineae bacterium genome contains the following:
- a CDS encoding aldehyde ferredoxin oxidoreductase — protein sequence MRVLRINTRTQEARWEAVPEAWQRLGGRGLIAWILLDEVPAACDPLGPQNTLIWAPGLLVGYGLSSCDRISIGGKSPLTGGVKETNAGGTTGAALVRLGIKALLLEDRPEEDGWWVIVVDGQGVRFEPADDLAGLGVYAAAERLRQRYGERAAISLIGPAGEMRLRAAGIQNLDRDGVPSRISARGGMGAVMGSKRIKAIVFDPPPDAHPQVADPKALREAKKVYTQALLGHPQTKVYHDYGTAAMTAMTTQFGSLPTRGFSAGFFEGWERITGDALRERILQRGKPGAPSHACMPGCVIQCSNVYVDEQGQVLTSPLEYETIGLLGSNLGIDDLDVIAHLNREANDLGLDTIEIGGALGVAGRAGLFHWGDGKQALALLQEIRQGTPLGRILGNGAVITGKVLGVEQVPAVKGQGMPAYEPRAIKGTGVTYATSPQGADHTAGLTIRAKVDHLSPEGQAKLSRRVQVSMAGYDTLGACIFAGFGFAAAPKDLIARLLRAIYGWEDVGEDVLKALGTETLRLELAFNRRAGFTAADDRLPEWMTREPVPPTGAVFDVPEEDLDGVFADLV from the coding sequence GAGGCCGTTCCGGAGGCCTGGCAACGCCTGGGGGGCCGGGGCCTGATTGCCTGGATCTTGTTGGACGAGGTCCCGGCCGCCTGCGATCCTCTGGGGCCCCAGAACACGCTCATCTGGGCCCCGGGGCTGCTGGTGGGGTACGGGTTGTCTTCCTGTGACCGCATTTCCATCGGAGGAAAAAGCCCCCTCACCGGTGGAGTCAAGGAGACCAACGCCGGGGGGACCACAGGGGCGGCGCTGGTCCGCTTAGGCATCAAAGCGTTGCTCCTGGAGGATCGCCCCGAGGAGGACGGCTGGTGGGTCATTGTGGTGGACGGCCAGGGGGTGCGCTTCGAGCCGGCCGACGACCTGGCCGGGCTGGGGGTGTATGCCGCGGCGGAACGGCTGCGCCAGCGCTACGGTGAACGGGCGGCCATCTCCCTCATCGGCCCGGCGGGGGAGATGAGGCTGCGCGCCGCGGGGATTCAGAACCTGGACCGCGATGGCGTGCCCAGCCGCATCAGCGCCCGCGGTGGGATGGGTGCGGTGATGGGCAGCAAGCGCATCAAAGCTATCGTTTTCGACCCGCCGCCGGACGCGCACCCGCAGGTGGCCGATCCCAAGGCCCTGCGCGAGGCGAAGAAGGTGTACACCCAGGCGCTGCTGGGCCATCCGCAGACTAAGGTGTATCACGATTACGGCACCGCGGCCATGACAGCCATGACCACCCAGTTCGGCAGTTTGCCCACGCGCGGGTTTTCGGCGGGCTTCTTCGAGGGCTGGGAGCGCATCACCGGCGATGCGTTGCGCGAGCGCATCTTGCAGCGGGGCAAGCCGGGCGCGCCTTCTCATGCCTGTATGCCGGGGTGCGTGATTCAGTGTTCCAATGTGTATGTCGATGAGCAGGGCCAGGTGCTCACCTCGCCGTTGGAGTACGAGACCATTGGCCTGTTGGGCTCCAATTTGGGCATCGATGACCTGGATGTGATCGCCCACCTGAACCGCGAGGCCAACGATCTGGGCCTGGACACCATCGAAATCGGCGGCGCGTTGGGAGTGGCGGGCCGGGCTGGCCTTTTCCACTGGGGCGACGGCAAACAGGCCCTGGCGTTGCTGCAGGAGATTCGCCAGGGCACTCCCCTGGGACGCATCCTGGGCAACGGCGCGGTGATCACCGGCAAGGTGCTCGGTGTGGAGCAGGTGCCGGCGGTCAAGGGACAGGGGATGCCGGCCTACGAGCCGCGGGCCATCAAGGGCACCGGGGTGACTTATGCCACCAGCCCTCAAGGGGCCGACCACACCGCCGGACTGACCATCCGCGCCAAGGTGGATCATCTTAGCCCCGAGGGGCAGGCGAAACTTTCCCGCAGGGTGCAGGTCAGCATGGCAGGCTACGACACCCTGGGGGCTTGCATTTTCGCCGGGTTTGGCTTTGCTGCCGCGCCCAAGGACCTCATCGCCCGATTGTTGCGGGCCATTTACGGCTGGGAGGATGTGGGGGAGGATGTGCTCAAGGCGTTGGGCACGGAGACCTTGCGGCTGGAACTGGCCTTCAACCGCCGCGCCGGGTTCACCGCGGCCGACGACCGCCTGCCCGAATGGATGACCCGCGAGCCGGTGCCGCCCACGGGCGCGGTGTTCGATGTACCTGAGGAGGATCTGGACGGCGTGTTTGCCGACCTGGTCTGA